The region TTTTCGCAGGGGACTGTTTTTAACATCATTGCAGACAGGGGCGTTTTGAACGACCATTCTATTTCCTCTGCTAAAGTGGATTGTAAATTTTGCAACAGGTATTTTGCACTTATTCCTGTTCTTATGTCACTGCCCTTATACTGACACTCTACTTTAGCCTGCGAGTCAAAGCCCTCTCCTTTTGCATACAGGATAAGCCCGTCTTTCTCCGAGGCATTTACTTCAACGATTTCATGATTGTCTTTGGCAAATACCTGAATCTGCCGGATAGCATTGATTAGCTCTTTCCTGTTGGCTGTTAGTTTCTTGTCGTTATCAGTCGGGATGATTTTCTCATATGGCGGAAACTCACCTTCAAGCAGACATGAAGTAAGTCCCAGGTTAGTAGAGTAAAAGCCGGCAAGATTGCCGTCAAAGTACATTCTTATCTCATCGCCATCCATCTTGCTTATGTGTCTTGCTACAGAAGCCGGCACAACGAGTTTTTTCTCTATCTTGCTCTCGATCGGGATAGAATAACTTGCAAGCCTGTGACCGTCTGTAGTTGCTAATTTTAGCTTGTCCTTTCCTATGTGGAACGAAATACCGCTTATAATGGAGCCTTCTTCTTTTGAAGAGGCAAAACTTATTGCCTCAAGCCCTGCTTGAAGTCCGTCTCTTGGCAAAGAGAGATAATTCCCGTCCTTCTCATCCCTTTTGTAGAGACACTGCTCAGCAGGATAGTTTCCAGCAGGTATGGTAGAAATGTTATGCTTTATGTTTTTGCAATGCAACCCTATTTTATCATCTCTAATCTCAAAGCTAATCTCTTCGGATGGCAGGAGACTTACAACTTCCTGTAGTTTTCTGCCCGGAATGAGGAGTTCGGCTTTCGTGCCGTTAGAATTGCATCCGACCATTGCAAGAAGCCATGTATTTAAGTCAGTGGCGGTAATCCTTGCCTTGCCATCCTCTATTTTAAGCCTGACGCAGTCAAGAGCAGGGATGGCTGATTTTGCAGGAATAACTCCTGCAACTTTATCAAGGGTATCTTTCAGACCAAGCTGGTGCATAGTAAAGCTCATTGTTTTGCTCCTGAGTATTTTGGATTGGATTTCTTTTGGGAGACAGTGTAAGTAACGTTGGTATGGGGAGACAGACCTTCAGCCCAGTGGATTCTCCATTGTTTGATTTGGATTTTGCCCATATAGTCCCGCAGTATTCCGTCAACTACCTGAGTCATTGGCTTATGGGTGGCTTTGCCAATCCTGTATAACTTGGTTACAAGGTCTTGTTTTATTTTCGGGCTGTACATCGTGAAAGTTAAAAGGAGGAGGAATTCACGGGGATAACATAAAATGACACAAAATGGACAGACCTAATTACTTAGAATCTTTCCCCCGTGAATTCCATTCCTTAACATGATTTGTGATTGCCTGAGGGGTTTGTCCCATGACTTTTGATTCTCTGATGCTTTCTTTACAGTTAAATCGCATTTTTTCTTTGAAGATAAGGAGGAGGAATTCACGGGTAACATAAAATGGACAAAACTAAGATTACTTAGAATTTTTCCCCCGTGAATTCCATTCCTTAATATGATTTGTGAATGCCTGAAGCTCCTGTTTCAGAGCCTTGAGTTCGGTTTTGACTTCCTCTAAGTCATCCCTGATTTCTACTGTTTGCGTGAAAAGGTCTGCGTGAGCCTCAATGTAGCGGTAGAGCTTTTTCTCTACTTTTTCTATCCTGCACATCAGGTTTTCGCAGTTATTGTTTCTCATCGTCGGTGTTTTTGACCTCAAAACACATAAAGAAAGCCCTTTAAAATAGATTGTGCTACTTTAGAGTCGTAAAGATTTTTGAGGAAAATGTGGAAAAATGTCTACAAATATAGATATTTGCAAATAAATTTTTCTTGCATTGATACAAATATTAGAATAAAATTTATTTTTATGAGATTTGTTTCTATCTGTTGAGTTTTGGAAAATTTAGAGAAAAAATATTTGACTTTTTTAGATTAAGAAGTAATCTTTATAAAGTAGCCTTGATAGGCTAATTTGAGGAGGCAAAAATGAAAATCTATTTTATTAGACATACTGAAGCGGATGATGATAGACGAGATAGCTATGGTGGGATTGCTGACGATCCATTAATTGAGTCTGGGAAAAAATATGCAAGAAATGTTGGTCAAGTATTATCAACGAGAAACATTGAGGTAGTATACACGAGTCCATATATAAGGGCTCGGGAAACAGCAGAGCTTATTAATGAAGCACTTAGTGTAGAAGTTGTGGAGATTTATAATTTAAGAGAACGTAATTCCTATGGCGTACTTAGTGGAATTGAGAAAAGCAGAGCAAAAACATTGTTCCCTCCAATTTACATGAGAGTTCAACAAATGAAAGAAAATGACACCAAACCTTCTGAATCTGTCGAAACTTTACCTGGAGCAGAGACATATACAGAAATCCTTTTAAGAGCAAAAGATGCATTTAATCAAATATATAGAGAAAGTAAATTGGCTAATTTTAAACGTGTAGCCGTGGTCACACATGGAGGATTTGCATGGGCATTTTTTAAAGATGTTGTTAAAATTCCTAAACAACTTGAAAAAGGGGAAATTGTTGTGTTGGAGGGAAACGATATAGTTTCCCTAACAATTAACGAAAAAGAGACAGAGGAATTAAGAAAGTAGATAAAAAAATCCATGTCAGATAGAATATCTAACCAAACTCTAAATATTGATTATCAAATTCCCCATATACCAGAAGAATTAATCAATGACATCATCAATCAACGATGTGTGTTGTTTGCAGGAGCAGGTTTATCTGCCAGTGCAGGTTTTCCATTGTGGGGGAAACTAATTTCTTTAATGCTAGAATATTGTAACAATAATAACATTGATGTTACCTATAATAAAGAAAGCATAGACCTTATGGAAAAGAATAAAGAATATGACGAAATTGCCGAATACTTAAGAGAAAAACTAGGGGAATATCATTTTCTAAATTTCATTAAGAAGATATTTGATGTCAAGGTAGAAAAACTCCCAAAAATATACGAAACAATAAAAAATATAGGGTTTTCTCAAATACTAACGACTAATTATGATCATTTATTAGAAAAAGGGTTTCCTGATGCAAAAGTAAACACTATTTTAAACACAAGAGATATGAATGAAATGAACAGAAAAAATGAATTTTATATCTTTAAAATACATGGATCCGTTGAAAACATTAACACTATTGTCTTAGGCAAAGCCGATTACGATGAATTAGTTTACAATACACCCATTTTCATAGATACATTGAATATATTATTCAGAACTAAGACTTTTCTCTTTATAGGTTATAGTCTTACAGACCCTTATCTGTCAACCCTTTTAGGGAAATTAAAGAAAACTTTAAAATTAGGCCCAGTCCATTATCTATTAGTAAATGAAAAAGGACTATTTGACTTAAAAGCAGAGTCCTACAAAAAGCATTTTAATATAATCACTATCCCATATGACACCAAAGATAACCATATAATTTTATATTATTTTCTAAATAATTTATTGCAAGAAGTTAATAAAAAGAAAAAAGAAATAAAAGAAATAAAAGAAATTCCTAGAAAAATAAAGAATGAAACTAAAAAGATAAAAACACCTTATAAATTTTTAAATTACTTTGATATTGAAGATAAAGACATTTTTTATGGAAGAGAGGCTGAAGTAACTGAATTTCTTCCCAAAATAGAGAATAGTCGATTGTCTTTGCTCTTTGGTAAATCAGGAGTAGGAAAAACATCTTTTCTGCTCGCAGGAGTATTCCCTAAACTACATTTAAATAATTATTTCCCAGTTTATGTCAGATGTTCTGAAAATCCAACAAAATCAATCAAAGAAAGTATTTGGCTTAAAATTGAAAAAGAAATTCAAGAATCAATTACGTATGAAAAATATAAAAATTATGGATTAATTGAAATGATTATTGAGGTTAATAAACTAATAGGAAAACCTTTAATTATTGCGATTGATCAATTCGAAGAATTTTTTATAACCTTGGGTTCAAAAACAAGAAAAGATTTCATAGACACTCTTAGAATATTGTTTTATGAATTTTCAATTAATGTTAAAATTATCCTCTCATTTCGAGAGGATTTCTTTGTGGAATTTAATGATATAGGTGAAGAAATTCCTGATATTTTTAATTACAGATTCCGTTTAAAAGAATTATCAAAGGAACATGCAAAGGATGCTATTATTAAGCCATTAGAAATATTAGAGTTATCAATACAAAAAGATTTGCTCGAAATAATCATTGATGATTTAGCAATAAATAATATGATTGAATCGCCTCAATTACAAATTGTATGTTATACTCTTTATAACAAATTAAATGAAAATCAAAAAGTGATACGGACTAATGATTACATTGCGTTAGGCGGAGCAAAGGGCATTTTAACAGATTATGTGGATTTTGCATTAGAACCTTTCTCCTTTAAATTTCAAATAATAGCTAAAGAAATAATGAAATCAATGGTTTCAGCAAAACAGACAAAGATACCATTAAAAAAATCGGAGATAGAAAACATAAAGTATGAAGGGATGCCCATTAGTTCTAAAGATTTAAAATATATTATAAGAGAGTTAATTAACAGAAGATTGATTATAAGAAAAAAAGATGGAAAACATGAAACATATGAACTAACACATGAATATCTAATAAATAAGATTAAAGAATGGCTTGACAAAGAACTATATAAGGTGAAAGAAGCTCAGGATATGTTGAGACAAGAAGAAAATAATTGGAAGAATTATAAAGGTATTATGGAGCAATATAAATACGAATTTATTAATGAATTGAAAGACAAACTAATTCTTGATAATTTTAAAAAAGGAGTATTATTAAGAACTTCTATTGAATACAGTACTGATGTAGATTATTGGACTGAGAGGAATTTGGATAATGCAAATGCAATTACTTTTGTTGAATCTGCGTTTAACCATAAGAATTTGGAAGTAGAGAGAAATGCTTGTGTTGTGATGATTCAATTTAATATTGAGGCTGAAGTAAGAACTAAAGTTATTGATGTCTTAAAAAAGATTGGAAATCCAAATGTAATATCTAAAATATTTGATATCTACCAAAAGCATAACAGAATTAGTAAGGCAGTTATTAAAAAAATAAAAGAAGTTATTGAATATAGAATTACAAAGAATATGGTATTTGTGAAGGAAAGTAATTTTATAATGGGACGAGATAAAAAAGAAATAAAAGAAATAATAAGAAAAGGAGCTCATAAGTCATGGTTCATAGGTGAATATCCAGAAAGAGAAGTATTTGTAAGTTCTTTTCTGATAGATAAATATCTTGTGACAAATGAAGAATATAGAGAATTTAATCAAAACCACATGTTTTCTAAAGGTCATGAGAAATGTCCTGTCACGAATATAAGTTGGTACGATGCCCAAAAATATGCTAAATGGATAGAGAAAGATATACCTACAGAAGAAGAATGGGAAAAAGCTGCAAGGGGAACAGATGGGAGATTATTCCCGTGGGGAAACGATTGGGATTCTATAAAATGCAATACACGATTGTCTGGTATTTCTGGGAAAACGGATGTTGATAAATATCCAAATGGTGTTAGTCCATATGGATGCTATGATATGTCAGGCAATGTTTGGGAATGGACTAATACTTGGAAAGAAAAGGATAAAACGATAATTGTAAAAGGTGGGGCATGGAGTAAATTTGAGATATTACCTTGGTGTTCTTATCGTTTCGACTATGAGGCAAACGAAGGGCAACAAAATGTAGGGTTTAGATGTGTTCGAAGAATAAAAAATCTAAAAGACTCAACCAAGGTATATTCTGCGGGAGGATTGATTTTGAAATATGAAAACAATGAGCTAAATGTCCTATTATGTGGAAATAAAAACCCGGCAGAGTGGAGAATACCTAAGGGAATGCTTAAAGAAAATGAAAATGTTGAAAAATGCGCAATAAGAGAAGTATTGGAAGAAACAGGTTATAAGTCAAAAATTATAGATTTCATTGACTTTACTACTTGGAGTTATGAGTATAATAATAAAATATGGGATGAAACGGTTTTCTTCTTTATATTAGAATTAGAATGTGAAAAGCTAAAAAAACATGATACAGAATTTAAGCACATTAAATGGTTTCCTATTAAAAGAGCTGTTGAAATTCTCTATTATAAGGAAGAACAAGAAATAGTAAAGAAAGCTTTAATGTTATATAAATATTTGTATAATGATAAGAAAAAAGATATACTGTGACAAAAGCAAGTACTCTTAAATATCTCTTACCACACCTTCGACAATCTAAAATTGATAATTTTATCTCTTTCACAGTGGGAGAGTGGAATAGAGACTTTAAGTCAATACTTTCAAAAATACAAAAAAATAAACTAGGCAACACTCTAATTATTCGAAGTTCAGCGGTTCTGGAAGACAATGCAACAGACACCCATGCAGGTATTTATAAAAGCATATTAAATATCTCAAGCAACAATGTAAAATTAATTACATCGGCAGTTAACAAAGTGATAGATTCTTTCTACCAAAAGAAAGATTTTAATCTCTCTAACGAAATTATTGTGCAACGCCAGTTGCTAAATCCCCTGATTAGTGGCGTTATTTTTACAAGAGATCCTAAAACAGATGCCCCTTATTATATTATCGAATACGATAATAAAAGTGGTCAAACTAATTTAGTCACAGGAGCTGGAAAGCGAAAACTTATTCGCATCGCACGATTTGCAAGTTCAAAAGTTATGTTTCCTTGGTCATGTATTCTATCCGCTGTTCAAGAAATTGAGATGTTTTTTCCTGAAAAGATTCTCGACATTGAATTTGCGATTGATCGCCGTAAAATAGTTCATATATTTCAAGTTCGTCTTTTGTTGTCGAATAGGGTATGTAGGAAAAATGATAAGGTTATAAAAAGTACATTAAACAAATTATCCCTATCAGTTTCTACTTGTAATCCTATAATATATTCAGACATGGCAGATTGGAATCCTATTGAGATGCTTGGTACCCGTCCAAATAAACTGGCGATATCTCTTTATCGTTTCCTCATAACAAAAGACACTTGGTATAAAGCTAGAACGAGCCTTGGATATACAGATTTAGAAACACAAGAACTCATGATAACTTTTGCAGGAAAACCATATATTGATATTAATGCAAGCTTATTTTCACTAACTCCTTCCTCATTACCAGCCAAAATACGGAATCGTTTAGTACGCTATCAAATCAATAAATTACGAGAAAAACCTTATCTTCATGACAAAATAGAATTTACTGTTGCATATTCATGTTCTGATGTTGTAATTTCCAAAAGAACACGGTTACTTTTTCGACATGGTTTTTCAAAACAAGAAATAATTCAAATTGAAGACTCATTAAATACGCTAACGCAAACATTGTTAAACAATGTCCCTAATTTAATAAAAGAAAGTAAAATTCTATTGAGTACATTGGCTTCAGATCGAAAAAAATATATAAAACAGCCTAATTTATCTTCGTTGAGATATTTGAATGAGTTGCTTTTATCTATTGAAAAGCTTCTTACTAATTGCAAAGATAAAGGATCCTACGTTTTTGCACGTCTTGCTAGAGTTGCGTTTATTGGGCATGCATTATTACGCCAACTTCTTTATCGTAAGGCAATAACTCCAGAACAATATGAAAAATTTTTTTCATCTATTGAAACTCAAGTATCTTTTGTCAGAAAAGATTTGTTCTGTGTGCATAAAAATATAATGCCTAAAAAAGATTTTCTTGAAAAATATGGGCATCTTCGTCCGGGTACATATGACATTACTGCCCCACGTTATGACCAGATACCTGATCTGATTTTTGGCAAAAGCAATGAACTATCTCCTTGTTGTTTGAAATTATTTCAACCCGATTCTGAAATGTTATCTAAAATAGAAAAAATATTTAGAGAAATAAATTTAAAAATAAATGGAGAGTTCTTCTTAGAAATGGTTAAGGAAGCAATAGAATGGCGTGAAAAAGCAAAGTTTGAATTTACGCATACTTTATCCGATGTTATTGAGTTAGTAGCAAAAGTTGGTAGTATCTTAGGTTTCACTAGAGCTCAATGTGCTTATTTGGACATTGAAAAAATACTTTCAAGTAATAATTTAGATGCTAATATTTCTAGGATTTCAAAAACATGGCAAATTAACATTGAGAAAAACAAACAAATCAAAGAAATAAATGATTATATATTATTGCCTTCACTCATCAGATCCAAAGATGATTTTCTGTTTGCAAAAACTCATGAATCAAGACCAAATTTCGTAACTTATAAAAAAATCGAAGCTTTTATTATAACACTTGATCGAGTTTTTTATCAAAATATTGAAAATTTAAAGGGACGGATAGCATTTATTGAAGCAGCTGATCCAGGGTATGACTGGATTTTCGCACAAGGAATTGTTGGATTGGTCACCAAATATGGAGGGATTGCTTCACATATGGCAATTAGGTGTTTGGAGTTGGAAATACCTGCTGCTATTGGGTGTGGAGAGATTATATATGAACATCTTAAAGAAGCTAAAATAATTTGTATAAATGCGGAAGAGGAAAAACTTTCAATTATTAATTGAATGAATTATTTTAATAAAGACCAATTTTGGACACACTGGTATATGAAACGTATTTATGATGCAATGGCCACAAGGGATCATATAAAAGCACAAACTATAGCTTTCCAATGGGCAGAAGCAATATGTGAAAAATATGGTTTAAACATTCCGAATGTCTGGAAGTTTTTTAAAAGAGATCTTGTTACAAAATGGTTTGGAAAAGAGGAATGCAAGAGACTCTCTCCAAATTGGTCTATAAAAGATATTCAAGAATATACTAAACTTTTTCCAGACAAATCTTTTAGATTATCAATATTTCCCAAAAACATAGCATGTCACGCAACTAACTATCATTTATCTTTAGAAGATAAAAAATCTTGGGATTTAATACTATTAAATATTGATAAATCTCTTAATGCAGAAATATTCTTAGATCGAAATCCTGATAGCATGTGTTTTAGAGCTTTTAATACATTAGGAGAATTTTACATTGAAGCTGGAATCGGACAAGCTATGTTTGTATTTGAAAAAGAGCAAGGGAAACATCCGATGGTGATTGCTACGTTAAATAACGAAAGATATTTTTTTATTGTTACAAAAATGCAAAACGAGTATAAAAATATCTCTTATGATATCAAAAGAAAATTACAACTTTTTATAAAATTACATGGGGACCTGATTAAAACAAAATGCGAACATTTAAGAAAAACTCTTGGGTTAGCTTATATATGTGTCGAAGGGTATTTTGACGCTTCTATTCCAAATATCATATCTATATGTGATATTGATTTACCACCAGACATTGCTTTTTTTATAAAGAAGCAAAAAACTAATTAAAGTAGGATATATCTAACAATATGAAACGGATTGCAGTTACAATGAATGTGAAAGATTCTGTATATAAAAATGATAGACTTAACCAAAACTATATAGAATATTTACAAAAACTTGATATACAACCAATTTTAATCCCCAATTCAATTTGTGATCCTATTGAGTATTGTAAGCAATTTAAAGTTAAGGGAATTATCCTTACGGGAGGCTCTGATATTTCTCGCTCCTTAGTAAATGCTCCCCCTAATCTACGAAGGGGCAAATCTAATGGGAGAGATTATGTAGAATGGAAGTTGTTAGAAATGGCGTTGACCAAGAAACTACCTGTATTGGGAATATGCCGTGGTATGCAATTCATCAATATATTTTTCGGTGGTGTTATTATTTACAATATTAAAAATATGATTAATAACACGATAAAACATGTTAGAAACAAACATCAGATAATTATTACAGATTCAAAATTCATTAAAACAATTGGTTCTGCTAATTTCACTGTAAATTCTTTTCATAATCATGGAATAATTAGGGATGTTGTTGCACCAGACCTTCATCCATTTGCGTTGTGTAGTCGGGATGATATAATAGAAGGAATATATCATCTAAAATATCCAATAATAGGTATACAATGGCATCCAGAACGTAATGGATCAACTTGTGAATATGATTTTAAACTGGTGCAAACATTTTTCTATAAAGGAAAATTCTGGTAAGATGAATAATGTAAAAGTTATTATATTAGCAGCCGGTCGTGGTTCTCGCATGAAAGATTTAACATTACATATGCCAAAATGTTTGCTAAAGTTCAACGGGGAAACTATACTTGAAACCCAAATAAATTTATATCGCCAAATGGGTATACAAAATATTGTAGTTGTTAAAGGTTATCTGGAACATCTTATAAAATTCAATGGTTTAAAATATTATATAGCACCTGAAGGTTTTAATATGCTTTATTCACTGTTTTGTGCCGAACCCGAACTTAATGGAGAAATCATTATTTCATATGGTGATATTATATTCGAAGAATATGTGGTTTCTAAAATTTTATCAGATAATCACGATATGTCCGTTGTAGTGGATATACAATGGGAAAGCTATTTTCGTGCTCGTTTTGGCAATCCCTATCTTGAAGCCGAGAGTTTAATATTTTCTTCAAATAATCAGATTATTGAGATCGGAAAACCTCATCCTTTACCTGAGGAGACTCAAGCGCAATATATTGGTCTCATAAAACTATCTGAAAATGGTTGTAGTATCTTTCGAAAAATCTACCATTTAGCAAGGATGTCCTATTCGGGAAAACCATGGCAGAGAGCAACGGTTTTTGAACGTGCATATATGACAGATATGCTACAAGCAGTAATCGATTCAGGTTACAAGATATATGGGGTTCCAATCTATCACGGATGGTTAGAATTTGATACCACAAATGACTATAAAAACTATTTGGAGTGGAAAGAGACTGGAAAACTTTTTTCTTTTTATAAAGCATCTCATTCTAAATAATTTTATTAAATAAGATAGAGTGTCTTTAAGTTAATAGTGCATTTTCAAGAAACAATCCTATAAATTTAATACTATCTCACAACTTTCCCAACACAAACTACTTATATCTTTATACCCGAAAATCCCGGAATCAACAACTGATTTTCATTCTTCCTGACTTTCTTCCCCACAAAATAAACCGGGTTAATCGTAAACAATTTGTTCTCAATAGTTTTTTCCCGTCTCTGTCCTACAGGATTTTTTGCATTCAGTTTTGACCATACCTCTCCAACTCCCTCCACATCAAGCCTTTCCACTAAAGCCTTTGCCATTGCCGTTGTCATATCCTCTCCGGATGTCATCGCAAGCAATCCTTCCTCTGAAAACTTGCCTTCAATAGCAAGGGATGCCTCAAGCTTTGAGCCCATAAGCTGCATTGCTCTTTCCTGCATAGTGTTTCCGTAGAAAAGATAGTGTATCTTTACGTCTTTATCCTGCCCGATTCTCCACGACCTTCGTGAAGCCTGTCTCAGGGTAAATATGCTGTATCCTGTCTGGTAAAATATCAGGCTCGGAAAGTCATAAAGGTCAAGCCCTGTCTGAACGAGCTTCGGATTGGCTATAATAACCTGAGTGCCTGCTTTAACCCTGTTCTCAATCCATTCTTCCCGTTCTTCTGGCTTTACAGTATATCTCATTATATCGGCTCTAATGCCCTCATCCAAAAGCAACTTTTGAACTCTTGGCATTATATCTTTAACCCCTGTATACTGGCAGTAGGTAAAGACCTTTCTATTGCCGGATAATTCCTGCTTTATTAAATCAATTAATTTGCTTTCTTTTTTATATATGTTATTTTTTGTAAGTTCTTTTGGCGTTACAATTACTTTACCGGTATCAGGATAAACTAATGGCTCGTTGTCAAATGGCCTGTCAGGATAGGATAAAAGTGCATTAAGATAAGTCCCAAGCAATGCCTTGCTTCCTCTGCTTAAAGCAGACTTTACCGCCGTAGAAAGCTTATCCTGAAGTTTATTATAAGCATCGGCAAGTTCCTCATCCATTTCTATCCGGGATACTTCCTCTGAAAGTTGCGGCAAGTCTGTGGCAATGTCTTCAAGGGAGATAAATACTGATTTGTTCAAGAGATGTTTTGAAAAAATCATCGGGGATATGCCCGGCTTTCTTTTTAACGTCGTGCTTCCTTTTTTGCCTTTTGAATAGGTATTGTCTTCGGGATAGCTTTTTGTTATTCTTTCAAGCACTCCGTATTTTGCCATCCATTTTGAAACACCGCTGTATTCTATGTCCTCTTCCTTGAGAGTCTCAGGAGAAAGCCTGTATAAAACGTAAAAAATATCATCTGCATAGCCTCCGAGCAACGTTCCGGTCAGGGCGATTGTTTTTCTGCACGCACTTGATAAAGATCCAAAAGAATTGCCCTGAGCAGTTGAGCCTCCTTTAAGCTCGTGAACTTCGTCCGCAATGAAGAAATCAAAATAGTTTTTGAGATAACGCTTTATGTAGTCAGACAATGGGAATCTTCTTATCTTGCTGTTATCTGCCTCCCATAAGGGGCTTTTGCATTCAGGACACCATCTTTTATTCCTGATTAAGTAATCCTTGCTTACAGGTATGCCATCCTTGTTCGCAATCTCTCCATCGCAATCAGGACAGATAAAACTTCCATTCTTGTATAATGTAGCAGGTTTCCATGCATAGCCTAATTTAGCACGCTCCTTGCTTACAATCATATATTCAGGAACTTTCGGCTTGGCATTCCTGTCAATGGTAAGAATATCTCCCAAATTCGTTATTATTTTTGCCTTTGCATCAGGGATTGTTTCCATAACCTCTCTTTGCCATTTTTTTACAAGATGTCCCGGGCACATAACAAGAGTTCTGGTGGGCTTTCCGTGATTGTCATAAACATAAGGGACGCTTGCCCCGACAAGGCTCTTGCCGCATCCCATTTCTCCCACAACAATCGCAGAATTATAATTGTAAAGCAGTTTCGTAATGCCCATAACAGCATCTCCCTGTGCCTGATAGGGCTTTCTTAGAAGATTGCCTATTCTGCTGTTCCACTTATCCCCTGGACTGAACAGAGGCTCTGCTTTCTGTTTAATCCTGTCGGCAAGCTCGTTGCCGTATGTTCTTAAATAATCAGTAATGTTTTCTATTCCTTCCAGCATTTTGACTAAAAACTTATTTCATTGTTTTTTACTCCTTCAGAAACGATTGAATCAAGTTTCTCTTCATCGGCATTAAGTCTTATTACTTTTTTCGTGCCTCGCAGCTCCTCAAGACAGTTTTCCTGTGCCAATCTTCTATACAGCCACAAAGACCATTCTGGAATCAGGGGGACGGAATAGCTTTTCTTGATGCTGTTGTATATTATTTCCGGAGTCTGCTTTTCATTATCGATATAAAGTAACTTATCTCCACGGGAGGAATTGAAAAAATTATCTGCAAGGACAATCTGATGCAATAAACCATTTCCTACTTTTGTGCTGAGAACTCTGTATTTCTCGGCATAGCCTTTACTGAGGGAAATGGGCTTCTCTGTTAAGATATCAACACTTTTCCATGACAGGAAAGCAGAGGTTATTGCCCTGACACTGCTGTCATATCCTGCAACGGATA is a window of bacterium DNA encoding:
- the dnaN gene encoding DNA polymerase III subunit beta → MSFTMHQLGLKDTLDKVAGVIPAKSAIPALDCVRLKIEDGKARITATDLNTWLLAMVGCNSNGTKAELLIPGRKLQEVVSLLPSEEISFEIRDDKIGLHCKNIKHNISTIPAGNYPAEQCLYKRDEKDGNYLSLPRDGLQAGLEAISFASSKEEGSIISGISFHIGKDKLKLATTDGHRLASYSIPIESKIEKKLVVPASVARHISKMDGDEIRMYFDGNLAGFYSTNLGLTSCLLEGEFPPYEKIIPTDNDKKLTANRKELINAIRQIQVFAKDNHEIVEVNASEKDGLILYAKGEGFDSQAKVECQYKGSDIRTGISAKYLLQNLQSTLAEEIEWSFKTPLSAMMLKTVPCENKDNFYLIMPVQLQENE
- a CDS encoding histidine phosphatase family protein: MKIYFIRHTEADDDRRDSYGGIADDPLIESGKKYARNVGQVLSTRNIEVVYTSPYIRARETAELINEALSVEVVEIYNLRERNSYGVLSGIEKSRAKTLFPPIYMRVQQMKENDTKPSESVETLPGAETYTEILLRAKDAFNQIYRESKLANFKRVAVVTHGGFAWAFFKDVVKIPKQLEKGEIVVLEGNDIVSLTINEKETEELRK
- a CDS encoding SUMF1/EgtB/PvdO family nonheme iron enzyme — encoded protein: MSDRISNQTLNIDYQIPHIPEELINDIINQRCVLFAGAGLSASAGFPLWGKLISLMLEYCNNNNIDVTYNKESIDLMEKNKEYDEIAEYLREKLGEYHFLNFIKKIFDVKVEKLPKIYETIKNIGFSQILTTNYDHLLEKGFPDAKVNTILNTRDMNEMNRKNEFYIFKIHGSVENINTIVLGKADYDELVYNTPIFIDTLNILFRTKTFLFIGYSLTDPYLSTLLGKLKKTLKLGPVHYLLVNEKGLFDLKAESYKKHFNIITIPYDTKDNHIILYYFLNNLLQEVNKKKKEIKEIKEIPRKIKNETKKIKTPYKFLNYFDIEDKDIFYGREAEVTEFLPKIENSRLSLLFGKSGVGKTSFLLAGVFPKLHLNNYFPVYVRCSENPTKSIKESIWLKIEKEIQESITYEKYKNYGLIEMIIEVNKLIGKPLIIAIDQFEEFFITLGSKTRKDFIDTLRILFYEFSINVKIILSFREDFFVEFNDIGEEIPDIFNYRFRLKELSKEHAKDAIIKPLEILELSIQKDLLEIIIDDLAINNMIESPQLQIVCYTLYNKLNENQKVIRTNDYIALGGAKGILTDYVDFALEPFSFKFQIIAKEIMKSMVSAKQTKIPLKKSEIENIKYEGMPISSKDLKYIIRELINRRLIIRKKDGKHETYELTHEYLINKIKEWLDKELYKVKEAQDMLRQEENNWKNYKGIMEQYKYEFINELKDKLILDNFKKGVLLRTSIEYSTDVDYWTERNLDNANAITFVESAFNHKNLEVERNACVVMIQFNIEAEVRTKVIDVLKKIGNPNVISKIFDIYQKHNRISKAVIKKIKEVIEYRITKNMVFVKESNFIMGRDKKEIKEIIRKGAHKSWFIGEYPEREVFVSSFLIDKYLVTNEEYREFNQNHMFSKGHEKCPVTNISWYDAQKYAKWIEKDIPTEEEWEKAARGTDGRLFPWGNDWDSIKCNTRLSGISGKTDVDKYPNGVSPYGCYDMSGNVWEWTNTWKEKDKTIIVKGGAWSKFEILPWCSYRFDYEANEGQQNVGFRCVRRIKNLKDSTKVYSAGGLILKYENNELNVLLCGNKNPAEWRIPKGMLKENENVEKCAIREVLEETGYKSKIIDFIDFTTWSYEYNNKIWDETVFFFILELECEKLKKHDTEFKHIKWFPIKRAVEILYYKEEQEIVKKALMLYKYLYNDKKKDIL